In Synechococcus sp. PCC 6312, one genomic interval encodes:
- a CDS encoding efflux RND transporter periplasmic adaptor subunit — protein MTVFTQGILLVALAWGSAGCQTSLSPNATARPVSSEIPVDLAVAKPGTLGSRVTFTGTTRPNQDVVLRAQVEGQVLSLGVDVGDRVVRGQILARLDAALLRAAVIEAESELAARRSEVVQAQAQVNNARIAVEQARLNLQQSQSDAARLKQLLASGAIAAQAAEQAETTARTQRQVLASTQAQVRTAQEGVAIAQGRVQAQAAIVKQTQARLQYALIRSPLNGVVLERLTETGNLVQPGGELLRLGNLNQLKVVVELSEREIADLRVGQQAIITLDTAQTERLTGRISRISPAADAIARLVPVEILLNNPQQRFGSGLLARVTFAEEIQERVVISQAALAGEEEGNVSAKEGKIYVVKNNQVELRSVQLGNRRNGQVEIVAGLAPGERYVVRSGRPLKSGDTVRASVLSES, from the coding sequence ATGACCGTTTTTACACAAGGGATATTATTAGTCGCTCTGGCCTGGGGGAGCGCGGGATGTCAGACTTCACTCTCTCCTAATGCGACGGCCAGGCCGGTTTCTTCTGAAATCCCTGTGGATTTGGCAGTGGCTAAACCTGGAACCTTAGGCAGCAGGGTGACATTTACGGGGACAACACGCCCCAATCAGGATGTGGTCTTGCGGGCCCAGGTGGAGGGACAGGTGCTCAGCTTAGGGGTAGATGTGGGAGATCGGGTTGTCCGGGGACAGATCTTAGCTCGCTTGGATGCCGCCCTGTTACGCGCCGCCGTCATTGAAGCCGAATCCGAATTAGCCGCCCGCCGCAGTGAGGTCGTCCAGGCCCAGGCCCAAGTTAATAATGCCCGAATTGCCGTTGAACAAGCCCGCCTTAATCTACAGCAATCCCAGTCCGATGCCGCCCGCTTAAAACAGTTGTTAGCCAGTGGAGCCATTGCAGCCCAGGCCGCCGAACAGGCCGAAACCACCGCCCGAACCCAACGCCAAGTCCTCGCCTCCACCCAGGCCCAAGTGCGGACAGCCCAAGAGGGGGTCGCTATTGCCCAAGGTCGTGTCCAAGCCCAAGCGGCCATCGTCAAACAAACCCAAGCCCGCCTCCAATATGCCCTGATTCGGTCGCCCCTCAATGGGGTGGTTTTAGAGCGCTTGACGGAAACGGGGAATCTCGTGCAACCGGGGGGTGAGTTACTGCGCCTGGGCAATTTGAACCAATTAAAAGTTGTTGTCGAGCTATCGGAACGGGAAATTGCCGATCTTAGAGTGGGTCAACAAGCCATAATTACCCTTGATACCGCCCAAACCGAAAGATTAACGGGTCGAATTAGCCGCATTTCCCCAGCGGCCGATGCCATAGCCCGACTGGTTCCGGTTGAAATCCTCCTCAATAATCCCCAACAAAGGTTTGGTTCTGGCCTACTAGCGCGGGTCACCTTTGCAGAAGAAATTCAAGAGCGAGTTGTTATTTCCCAAGCTGCCTTGGCGGGTGAAGAGGAGGGCAATGTCTCTGCCAAAGAAGGAAAAATTTATGTAGTTAAAAATAATCAGGTTGAGTTGCGCTCTGTGCAGTTGGGTAATCGTCGCAATGGGCAGGTAGAAATTGTCGCTGGCCTGGCACCAGGGGAACGCTATGTGGTTCGGAGTGGGCGTCCCTTAAAATCTGGGGATACAGTCCGAGCCAGCGTCCTCTCAGAAAGTTAA
- a CDS encoding NifU family protein: MAATLELTHENIEKVLDELRPYLMADGGNVEVVEVEGPIVRLRLQGACGSCPSSTMTLRMGIERKLKESIPEIAEVEQVF; the protein is encoded by the coding sequence ATGGCTGCAACGTTAGAACTCACCCACGAAAACATTGAAAAAGTCTTGGATGAACTCCGCCCGTATCTCATGGCTGATGGCGGGAATGTCGAGGTGGTTGAAGTGGAAGGGCCCATTGTCCGGTTGCGGTTGCAAGGGGCCTGTGGCTCTTGTCCGAGTTCAACCATGACGTTACGAATGGGCATTGAGCGGAAATTAAAAGAGTCCATCCCCGAAATTGCTGAGGTTGAACAGGTTTTCTAA
- a CDS encoding site-specific integrase yields the protein MSAKTGKHISFSTQLDQANARLKVARLGVQIEQRGQKLNLRGIFPPKPESHRLVPHQQRLSLGLPATPPGLDQAEQKAMEIALLVMQARFDWQPYLSPIQHLGPEATVVDQISAFQAHFFNQPPTIGQRSTWSTAYRPYFRKLEILAANRTNLSLAELIYATVQATPANSRSRQACCTAMQALSQFLELKLPKPLTHFAGHYSPSRTQRRHLPSDTEILHYYEQIPNPAWRFVYGIIATYGLRNHEVFFCDYGSLRDQEPEAVLEVLDSTKTGGHQVWPFQPEWVERLNLQNINLPPVNTDLRITTLQRIGQRVTQQFRRYQIPFSPYDLRHAWAVRTIHVGLPDTVSARMMGHSVGIHTRTYHRWITRRDQQQAVTAARQRWEVLHGN from the coding sequence ATGTCTGCTAAAACTGGCAAGCACATTTCATTTTCAACCCAGCTAGACCAGGCCAATGCCCGCTTAAAGGTGGCTCGGTTGGGGGTTCAAATTGAACAGCGGGGCCAGAAACTTAATCTTCGGGGTATCTTTCCGCCAAAGCCAGAGAGTCACCGCCTTGTCCCCCATCAGCAACGCCTCAGTTTGGGTTTACCAGCCACCCCCCCAGGCCTAGACCAAGCAGAACAAAAAGCGATGGAAATTGCTCTCCTGGTGATGCAAGCCCGGTTTGATTGGCAGCCCTATCTTTCACCCATCCAGCATTTGGGGCCTGAGGCAACTGTGGTAGATCAAATTTCAGCATTCCAGGCCCATTTTTTTAACCAACCGCCGACAATTGGGCAACGCTCCACTTGGTCAACTGCCTACCGCCCCTATTTCCGTAAGCTCGAAATCTTAGCGGCAAACCGGACGAATCTTTCCCTGGCCGAATTGATTTACGCCACTGTCCAGGCCACACCCGCCAATTCTCGCAGCCGCCAGGCCTGTTGTACCGCGATGCAAGCCTTGAGCCAATTTTTAGAGCTTAAACTCCCCAAACCCTTAACCCACTTTGCCGGTCACTACAGCCCCAGCCGCACCCAACGCCGCCACCTCCCCAGTGATACCGAAATCCTCCATTACTACGAGCAAATTCCCAACCCGGCCTGGCGGTTTGTCTATGGCATCATCGCCACCTATGGGTTACGCAATCATGAGGTCTTTTTTTGTGACTATGGCAGCTTGCGGGATCAGGAGCCAGAAGCCGTGCTTGAAGTCCTAGATTCCACTAAAACCGGGGGGCATCAGGTTTGGCCCTTTCAGCCGGAGTGGGTGGAAAGGCTTAATTTACAGAACATCAACTTACCACCAGTGAATACCGACCTGAGGATAACCACACTCCAACGGATTGGACAACGGGTCACCCAACAATTTCGGCGTTATCAAATTCCCTTTAGTCCCTACGATCTACGCCATGCTTGGGCCGTGCGAACAATTCATGTGGGTTTACCCGATACGGTTTCCGCCCGGATGATGGGCCATTCCGTGGGCATTCATACTCGTACCTATCATCGTTGGATTACCCGGCGAGATCAACAACAGGCCGTCACCGCAGCCCGCCAACGCTGGGAAGTTTTGCATGGGAATTGA
- a CDS encoding response regulator encodes MSPASLIAKPIPQNQVAAPLIACIDDSRTVQRQISLTLTAAGYKVLPIMSPTQAKAQLLATPPALILLDIVMPEVDGYELCRQIHRTPALAEIPILMLTAVDHPIFRIRARGVGAEDFLCKPIAPDTLLAHLEKLLHLGQFPTRRPPMRQNFAIPSPTPTLDPKPYWDLASQRLGLSNRQRQTLITTGQKLERALMNQPQRADLWEKLGMVSYLLNHLTLAVLSLNNALKLMPENHYHHRNLGWLAEELREIESAIQHYQAWLGVVPDDVYVQGRLKLIQESVQA; translated from the coding sequence ATGAGTCCTGCTTCCTTAATAGCTAAACCCATTCCCCAAAACCAAGTTGCGGCTCCCTTAATTGCTTGTATTGACGATAGTAGGACGGTGCAGCGGCAGATTTCCCTAACCCTCACGGCCGCCGGGTATAAAGTCTTGCCAATTATGAGTCCCACCCAGGCCAAGGCCCAACTCCTGGCCACTCCCCCGGCACTGATTTTGTTAGATATCGTCATGCCTGAGGTAGATGGGTATGAGCTTTGTCGGCAAATTCACCGGACTCCCGCCCTGGCTGAGATCCCCATTTTGATGCTGACGGCTGTGGATCACCCCATTTTTCGGATTCGGGCCCGCGGTGTTGGTGCTGAGGATTTTTTATGTAAACCCATTGCCCCCGATACTTTGCTGGCACACCTGGAAAAACTACTGCATCTCGGTCAATTTCCAACTAGGAGACCTCCCATGAGACAGAATTTTGCGATACCCTCCCCAACTCCGACTCTTGACCCAAAGCCCTATTGGGACTTGGCTAGCCAACGCCTGGGCCTGAGTAACCGCCAACGCCAAACCTTAATTACAACGGGTCAAAAATTAGAGCGGGCCCTGATGAATCAACCCCAACGGGCCGATCTCTGGGAAAAGCTGGGGATGGTGTCCTACTTGCTGAATCATCTCACCCTGGCAGTTTTGTCCTTAAATAATGCCCTCAAACTCATGCCAGAAAACCATTACCACCATCGCAATTTGGGCTGGTTGGCGGAAGAGTTGCGCGAGATTGAATCAGCCATTCAGCATTACCAGGCCTGGTTAGGGGTCGTTCCTGATGATGTTTATGTCCAAGGTCGCCTAAAACTAATTCAAGAGTCAGTCCAGGCCTAA
- a CDS encoding 3'-5' exonuclease, giving the protein MSDPISMELNPAQAAIAQHLQGAILVLAPAGTGKTRVLTARLIQALKAGFQAQDILCLTFTNRAAQEMKTRVRQAIPDQAEHLTIKTFHGLCAWMLRQEATAMGLPADFTIFDDSDCQELVQQIFNLSDARDVKKYTRELMTTKSRGYWQDGDGWLGVFRGLGDYAPQGVKYQLALQKRHALDFADLIYYVRRMLRTDPEIAQRWQQRFKLLQIDEVQDTHSSEYEIVAHLGRGSGNMAMIGDLDQTIFEWRGSEPDLILSQFRQEFQPQVYELAWNYRATQSLLATADQFAQNFAHRHTQITAAPSCPAGPPPIIHQAPTAQAEADWIGQQIQEMARKSPNFSYSRTTVLARNHFRLAEISTSLKAMGIPCLTVEQFEFFQRQEVKDALALIRLLLNPFDATALRRLLLQLVPQIGLGTINTIQKQGQACGLWLTDLIDLPTLEDGDPFQGILQAQQSGKIIVFDVETTGLSVAESEVIEIAAQRYDGGEHTLSFQRFITNLKPVGETEAIHGYSDQFLMIRGRPAKEVFREFQRFAQGAYWIGHNLGFDIKMITAHARRVGLEFNISRWGDTLNLAHRFVQAPNYKLATLAKHFQLKQTPTHKADDDVRTTVELLNCLLPLTIPGRPQRQALIQRYQRQFFPFARQLYQWRQASDQLRPGELIRQIIQDSGLYRHYSSQPERLENLDQLIDVFTERDQAQLHPHTALREIIEFTALTRNVDRLTQAENLVPLITVHQAKGLEFDRVFVAGLADGEFPSFRSVQEGRLEEEKRLFYVALTRAQQQLYLSTHEQDDRSKKAPSPFLTALTQA; this is encoded by the coding sequence GTGTCCGACCCAATCTCTATGGAACTCAACCCCGCACAGGCCGCCATTGCCCAGCATCTCCAGGGTGCAATTTTAGTCTTGGCTCCGGCTGGGACTGGTAAAACGAGAGTATTGACCGCCCGTTTAATTCAAGCCCTCAAGGCAGGGTTTCAGGCTCAGGATATTCTCTGTCTCACCTTTACCAATCGAGCCGCGCAGGAAATGAAGACCCGCGTTCGCCAAGCGATTCCTGACCAGGCCGAGCATCTGACGATTAAAACCTTTCATGGTCTGTGTGCTTGGATGTTACGGCAAGAAGCCACTGCGATGGGTTTACCGGCCGATTTTACGATTTTTGATGATAGTGATTGCCAAGAATTAGTCCAACAGATTTTTAACCTGAGTGATGCCCGAGATGTTAAAAAGTATACCCGTGAGTTGATGACGACTAAAAGTCGCGGGTATTGGCAGGATGGTGACGGCTGGTTAGGGGTATTCCGGGGCCTGGGGGACTATGCACCACAGGGGGTTAAATACCAACTGGCCCTTCAAAAACGCCATGCCCTCGATTTTGCTGATTTAATTTACTATGTGCGCCGGATGCTACGGACTGATCCGGAAATTGCCCAACGCTGGCAGCAACGGTTTAAGCTCTTACAAATTGATGAAGTTCAAGATACCCACAGTTCTGAGTATGAAATTGTCGCCCATTTGGGACGAGGTTCCGGCAATATGGCCATGATTGGAGACCTGGATCAGACGATTTTTGAGTGGCGCGGTTCAGAACCAGATTTAATTTTGTCCCAGTTTCGCCAAGAGTTTCAGCCCCAGGTTTATGAATTGGCCTGGAATTATCGGGCGACCCAATCTCTCTTAGCCACAGCGGATCAATTTGCCCAAAACTTTGCCCATCGCCACACCCAGATTACGGCTGCTCCCAGTTGCCCGGCTGGCCCACCCCCGATCATCCACCAGGCCCCGACTGCCCAGGCTGAAGCCGATTGGATTGGCCAACAAATTCAAGAGATGGCCCGTAAGTCCCCAAATTTTAGCTATAGCCGCACGACTGTTTTAGCCCGCAATCATTTCCGTCTGGCCGAGATTAGTACCAGCCTGAAAGCGATGGGGATTCCCTGCCTAACGGTGGAGCAATTTGAATTTTTCCAACGTCAAGAGGTCAAGGATGCTCTCGCCTTAATACGCTTATTGTTAAATCCCTTTGATGCGACGGCCTTACGGCGACTGTTACTACAATTAGTGCCGCAAATTGGCCTGGGGACGATTAATACAATTCAAAAACAGGGCCAGGCCTGTGGGTTGTGGTTAACAGATTTAATTGATTTACCCACCCTAGAAGACGGTGATCCCTTTCAGGGGATTCTCCAGGCCCAGCAGTCGGGCAAGATCATTGTGTTTGATGTCGAAACGACGGGCTTGTCGGTGGCGGAATCGGAAGTGATTGAAATTGCGGCCCAACGGTATGACGGCGGGGAACATACCCTCAGCTTCCAACGCTTTATTACAAACCTCAAGCCAGTCGGGGAAACCGAAGCCATTCACGGATATAGCGATCAGTTTTTAATGATTCGGGGTCGGCCAGCCAAGGAAGTGTTTCGGGAGTTTCAACGCTTTGCCCAAGGAGCCTATTGGATTGGCCACAACCTGGGTTTTGATATCAAGATGATCACCGCCCACGCCCGCCGGGTTGGTCTAGAGTTCAATATTTCCCGCTGGGGAGATACCCTCAATTTAGCCCACCGCTTTGTCCAGGCCCCCAATTACAAACTCGCCACCCTGGCCAAGCATTTTCAACTGAAACAAACCCCCACCCACAAAGCCGATGATGATGTCCGCACAACGGTTGAACTACTGAATTGTTTATTACCCCTGACCATTCCTGGCCGGCCCCAACGTCAAGCTCTGATTCAACGCTATCAACGGCAGTTTTTTCCGTTTGCCCGACAACTCTACCAATGGCGACAAGCAAGTGACCAACTCCGGCCGGGAGAGTTAATCCGCCAAATCATCCAAGACTCTGGATTATATCGCCATTACAGTAGTCAGCCGGAACGCCTAGAGAACTTGGATCAACTCATTGATGTCTTTACAGAGCGGGATCAAGCTCAACTCCATCCCCACACAGCCCTCCGAGAGATCATCGAATTTACAGCCCTGACTCGGAATGTTGACCGGCTCACCCAGGCCGAGAATCTTGTCCCTTTAATTACAGTTCACCAGGCCAAGGGGTTGGAGTTTGATCGGGTTTTTGTGGCAGGCCTGGCGGATGGAGAATTTCCGAGTTTTCGCAGTGTCCAAGAGGGCCGGCTTGAAGAGGAAAAACGCCTGTTTTATGTTGCCTTGACGCGGGCTCAGCAGCAACTTTATCTCTCAACCCATGAGCAGGATGATAGAAGTAAGAAAGCTCCCAGCCCCTTTTTAACAGCCTTGACCCAGGCCTGA
- a CDS encoding pitrilysin family protein: MSSTLTSVSLTVNVIKTELDNGLVVLIKEIPTAPVVSLQVWYRVGSAQEAPGQNGIAHQLEHLMFKGTQARPIQFGQLFSAIGSQTNAFTSYDMTAYFHTVRASQLEPLLILEADRMVNTDLSPSHLSSEKRVVISELQGYENSPEYRLSRTLMNYLYPDHPYGLPVGGTVADVESFSLEAVQSYYRQFYRPDNAVLVITGDIETQATLQLVTDIFAPISRPDFPLLPHKPRTPRPGLAPTTPIILSEPGSAPLLQILYPLPPCDHPDFAAIEVLDAILTAGRSSRLYQALVETGLVSSVSAYAAGLQAGGWYELDAVATLETSLEEVLAVLQAEICQIQTEFVSQEALDQAKTQLQAHFILRNRDIDSQAGQLAYDQVVTGDYHFSEKLLTRITQVTAADIQRVAQTYLSPDNAIEGRFIPSELTATPPQASGMQTSENFSPGIPVDPATVAQFLPPTTHEPPQSHLALPEKFTLKNGLRVLLLRDTSTPTITLSGHIQAGSVYDLQTRPGVASLTAGNLANGTKTKSALTLAQTLESRGAGLDLAAFREGVDVDGYALAPDLPLLLATLADILQNATFPDAEFNRSRQRAITDLQMDLDDPNRVARRVFQQRVYPANHPLHSFPTLEDLQAITREDLIRFYHQQYTPENTILTLVGNFEVDHVLDEMERLFGAWENHPQSLTLEVPPVHFPPQNSFQNPVLPGKSQAITYLGHQGIERRDARFYAALLLNHILGGDTLASRLGVEIRDRLGLTYGIYSYFAAGQYPGPFAIQMQTAPEDTAQAITATLTLLKQLQETGITEAELMAAKRTLMNSHPVDLANLDQLARSILAQEIIGLPITEIRDFPNHLAAVMMADVEAVLQELIHPDQMVIVSAGPGVTTPDI; this comes from the coding sequence ATGTCCTCAACCCTTACTTCTGTGTCCCTGACCGTCAATGTGATTAAGACTGAACTGGACAATGGCCTGGTGGTGTTAATTAAGGAAATTCCCACGGCCCCGGTGGTGAGTTTGCAGGTGTGGTATCGGGTGGGTTCAGCCCAAGAAGCCCCAGGCCAAAACGGAATTGCTCACCAACTCGAGCACCTGATGTTTAAGGGAACCCAGGCCCGGCCGATTCAATTTGGGCAGTTATTTAGTGCGATTGGCAGCCAAACCAACGCCTTTACCAGCTACGACATGACGGCCTATTTCCACACGGTACGGGCTAGCCAACTCGAACCCTTGTTAATCTTGGAAGCGGATCGGATGGTGAATACGGATCTTTCCCCCAGCCATCTCAGCAGTGAAAAACGGGTGGTGATCTCGGAATTACAAGGCTATGAAAACAGCCCGGAATATCGCCTCAGTCGGACTTTAATGAACTACCTCTATCCCGATCATCCCTATGGGCTACCGGTGGGGGGAACAGTTGCGGATGTGGAAAGCTTTAGTTTAGAAGCCGTTCAAAGCTACTATCGCCAGTTTTATCGTCCTGACAATGCCGTGCTTGTCATTACTGGGGATATTGAAACCCAGGCCACGCTGCAACTTGTGACAGACATTTTTGCCCCAATCTCCCGACCGGATTTTCCCCTCCTGCCCCATAAACCGAGAACACCCCGCCCCGGCCTGGCCCCAACCACTCCGATCATTCTCTCTGAACCGGGTAGCGCACCCCTGTTGCAAATCCTCTATCCCTTACCCCCTTGTGACCACCCAGATTTTGCTGCAATTGAAGTCTTGGATGCGATTTTAACGGCCGGCCGCAGTTCCCGCCTCTATCAAGCCCTGGTCGAAACGGGATTAGTCAGTTCTGTCAGTGCCTATGCCGCCGGATTACAGGCCGGGGGCTGGTATGAGCTAGATGCAGTCGCCACCCTAGAAACCAGTCTAGAGGAAGTTCTGGCTGTCCTCCAGGCCGAGATTTGCCAAATCCAAACCGAGTTCGTTTCCCAAGAGGCGTTAGACCAGGCCAAGACCCAACTCCAGGCCCACTTTATTTTGCGCAATCGCGACATTGACAGCCAAGCCGGCCAGTTAGCCTACGATCAGGTGGTGACCGGAGACTACCACTTCAGTGAAAAACTCCTCACTCGGATCACCCAAGTCACCGCCGCCGACATTCAACGGGTGGCCCAAACCTATCTCAGCCCAGACAACGCCATCGAGGGACGGTTTATTCCCAGCGAACTCACGGCCACGCCGCCCCAAGCCAGTGGCATGCAAACCAGTGAAAACTTCAGCCCAGGGATTCCCGTTGACCCGGCCACAGTGGCCCAATTTTTACCGCCCACCACCCATGAGCCGCCCCAGTCCCACCTGGCTCTCCCGGAAAAATTCACCCTCAAAAATGGTCTGAGAGTTTTACTGTTACGGGATACCAGCACCCCCACTATTACCCTGAGTGGCCATATCCAAGCTGGATCCGTCTATGATCTGCAAACTCGACCCGGAGTCGCGAGTCTGACGGCCGGAAACCTAGCCAATGGGACAAAAACCAAATCGGCGTTGACCTTGGCCCAAACTTTAGAATCACGGGGGGCTGGCCTGGATCTAGCCGCCTTTCGGGAAGGAGTGGATGTGGATGGTTATGCCCTGGCCCCGGATTTGCCTTTACTATTAGCAACCTTGGCAGATATTCTCCAAAATGCCACCTTTCCAGACGCAGAATTTAACCGGAGTCGCCAGCGAGCCATCACCGATTTACAAATGGACTTGGATGATCCGAATCGCGTTGCCCGGCGCGTCTTCCAGCAAAGGGTTTATCCCGCCAATCACCCTCTCCATTCCTTTCCCACCCTAGAGGATCTCCAGGCCATCACTCGCGAGGATTTAATTCGCTTTTACCATCAGCAATACACCCCTGAAAATACCATTCTTACCTTGGTGGGTAATTTTGAAGTGGATCACGTTCTGGATGAAATGGAGCGTTTGTTCGGGGCCTGGGAGAATCATCCCCAATCCTTAACCTTAGAGGTTCCCCCCGTTCACTTCCCCCCTCAGAATTCATTTCAAAATCCGGTTTTACCCGGTAAATCCCAGGCCATTACCTATCTCGGTCATCAAGGCATTGAACGCCGAGATGCGCGCTTTTACGCCGCCCTGCTCCTCAACCACATCCTGGGCGGGGATACCCTGGCCAGTCGTTTAGGGGTGGAAATTCGCGATCGGCTCGGCCTGACCTATGGGATTTATAGCTACTTTGCCGCGGGTCAATATCCTGGCCCCTTTGCGATTCAAATGCAAACAGCCCCGGAAGACACAGCCCAGGCCATTACGGCCACCCTGACCCTCTTAAAACAACTTCAAGAAACTGGCATTACGGAAGCCGAACTCATGGCAGCCAAACGGACTCTCATGAATAGCCATCCCGTGGATTTAGCAAATCTAGATCAATTGGCCCGCTCAATTTTGGCTCAGGAAATTATTGGCTTACCCATCACCGAAATCCGGGACTTTCCCAACCATTTGGCGGCTGTGATGATGGCGGATGTGGAGGCGGTTCTTCAGGAATTAATTCATCCCGACCAGATGGTGATTGTCAGTGCTGGGCCTGGCGTTACAACTCCAGACATTTGA
- a CDS encoding 6-carboxytetrahydropterin synthase → MFRLEIRHNLEMAHRFWQAENSPKCRSIHGHSWQIILTLHSPQLDQQGMVIEFGQLKLVWRAWLDQYLDHALVLCEADPFVKLLQASDPDLRLFTLATDPTTECLAEFLYHQASHILRDVNADPRIQVERIRIEETAVNSAEYWG, encoded by the coding sequence ATGTTTCGCTTGGAAATTCGCCACAACTTAGAAATGGCCCATCGTTTTTGGCAGGCCGAGAACTCCCCTAAGTGCCGGAGTATTCATGGGCATAGTTGGCAAATTATTTTGACGTTACACTCTCCACAGTTAGATCAGCAGGGCATGGTCATTGAGTTCGGGCAATTAAAGCTCGTCTGGCGGGCCTGGTTAGATCAATATTTAGATCATGCCTTGGTTTTGTGTGAGGCAGATCCCTTCGTTAAACTACTCCAGGCCAGTGATCCAGATTTACGCCTGTTTACCCTTGCGACCGACCCGACAACAGAATGTTTAGCTGAGTTTTTATATCACCAGGCCAGTCACATCTTAAGGGACGTAAACGCTGATCCACGGATTCAAGTTGAACGCATCCGCATTGAAGAAACAGCGGTTAATTCTGCTGAATATTGGGGTTAA
- a CDS encoding ABC transporter permease has protein sequence MDRIWVLGRNVFQATFRERVLYITALFAIALTLAVVLLSEVSAGTENKITLDVGIGAISLFGLVVTAFVGSGLINREIDQRTALVMMAKPISRAEFIIGKHLGLAAVLAVLVALMTVIFFALMSFKGFSYPAGAITIAAIYIILELALLAAAAILFGVLTSSLIGTLLTLALYFMGHFSQNLITLQQRMEDGFVKSLINTIYLVVPDLSRLDLKNDAVYGILPGSQPLIVNGIYGLVYTALLLSLATWIFSRRDF, from the coding sequence ATGGATCGGATTTGGGTTCTTGGGCGTAATGTTTTCCAGGCCACCTTTCGGGAACGGGTGCTCTACATCACGGCCCTGTTTGCCATCGCCCTCACCTTGGCCGTGGTGTTACTCAGTGAAGTCTCGGCGGGTACAGAAAATAAAATTACCCTTGATGTGGGGATAGGGGCGATTAGTCTCTTTGGCCTGGTGGTGACCGCTTTTGTCGGGAGTGGCCTGATCAATCGGGAAATTGACCAACGCACCGCCCTCGTGATGATGGCTAAACCCATTAGTCGAGCCGAGTTTATTATTGGCAAACATCTGGGCCTGGCGGCGGTTTTGGCGGTGTTAGTGGCCTTGATGACGGTGATTTTCTTTGCCCTGATGAGTTTTAAGGGTTTTAGCTATCCAGCCGGGGCGATTACCATTGCGGCAATTTACATCATTTTAGAGTTGGCCCTCTTGGCGGCCGCAGCAATTTTATTTGGGGTCTTAACTAGTTCTTTGATTGGGACATTATTGACCCTAGCCCTCTATTTTATGGGCCATTTCAGCCAAAACCTGATTACATTACAGCAACGGATGGAAGATGGGTTTGTCAAATCTTTAATTAACACGATCTATTTAGTTGTCCCAGATCTGTCCCGCCTTGATCTGAAAAATGATGCAGTCTATGGAATTTTGCCAGGTTCTCAACCGTTAATTGTCAATGGAATTTATGGCCTGGTCTATACGGCGTTGTTACTCTCCCTGGCTACATGGATTTTTTCACGGCGTGATTTCTAA
- a CDS encoding DUF29 domain-containing protein gives MTLTPTKISHKLYEQDLVLWYQETLTRLQQRDFNQLDIENLIEEIESLANRERRELRSRLFVLLCHYLKRLYVPSEPDYRGWDATIRKQQRQLRQILKDSPSLKNYAHEQFSEIWHDALEEVNAAYPNVTFPQAWSLTQTIDELVSPELLLKLGPQTPPE, from the coding sequence ATGACCCTCACCCCGACTAAAATTTCCCATAAGCTCTATGAACAGGATTTAGTGCTGTGGTATCAAGAGACGCTCACCCGACTCCAGCAGCGCGACTTTAACCAATTAGATATTGAGAACTTAATTGAGGAAATTGAAAGTTTGGCTAATCGAGAACGCCGGGAGCTAAGAAGTCGCCTTTTTGTTTTGCTTTGCCACTATCTGAAACGTCTTTATGTTCCGTCTGAGCCAGATTACCGTGGTTGGGACGCTACAATTCGGAAACAGCAACGACAACTCCGGCAAATTCTGAAAGATTCGCCCAGCTTAAAAAACTATGCCCACGAGCAATTTTCTGAAATTTGGCATGATGCCCTAGAAGAAGTCAACGCAGCTTATCCTAATGTGACCTTTCCCCAGGCCTGGAGCTTGACCCAAACCATTGATGAATTAGTTTCACCGGAATTACTCCTGAAGTTGGGCCCGCAAACGCCGCCAGAGTAA